One window from the genome of Lentibacillus daqui encodes:
- a CDS encoding YjcZ family sporulation protein: protein MFAGAGYGGGFALIVVLFILLIIVLAAYVGGYGY from the coding sequence CTGTTTGCAGGAGCAGGATATGGTGGCGGATTTGCTTTAATCGTTGTGTTGTTTATCCTATTAATTATTGTATTGGCAGCCTATGTTGGAGGATATGGATATTAA
- a CDS encoding YolD-like family protein — MNPNKLTPGQNLMWESSRMMLPEHKARIRKHQKELTKRTKPIIDEQQMALFSQIISDAMKQDLDLRIELFHPYHDHFVTGKIEKVVPGQQLKLVSAEDSEWIAFTEMIDIAVL; from the coding sequence ATGAACCCAAATAAATTAACCCCTGGACAAAATTTAATGTGGGAATCCAGCCGTATGATGCTGCCGGAGCACAAAGCACGCATTCGCAAACACCAAAAGGAACTAACCAAACGAACCAAGCCAATTATCGATGAACAGCAAATGGCTTTGTTTTCCCAAATTATTTCTGATGCAATGAAACAGGATCTTGATTTACGGATTGAACTTTTTCATCCCTATCATGATCATTTTGTAACAGGGAAAATAGAAAAGGTTGTCCCCGGACAGCAATTGAAATTGGTTTCGGCGGAAGACAGTGAGTGGATTGCTTTTACTGAAATGATTGATATTGCTGTTTTGTAA
- a CDS encoding DNA polymerase IV codes for MKRVIFLVDMQTFYASVEKAENPEWKDKPVIVSGDPERRSGIILAACPIAKKYGVKTAEALWEAQNKCPEAVVVRPRMQRYIDVSCQITEILEHYTDLVEVFSVDEQFLDVTGSQKLFGDPFTIARKIQQEIMEETGVYTRVGIGPNKVLAKISCDAFAKKNADGIFQLDQSNMKETMWELPIGKMFGIGSRMKQHLQRMGIQKIGQLATFSVDALTKRWGINGQVLWQTANGINNAPVTTKTHDHQKAVGHHMTLPRDYETFDEIKVVLLELSEEVARRARAGGYRGNTVSVGVRGMNVTFPTGFHRQVKLATLTNFGMDIFRSALYLFRMHWDRQPVRSVGVTLSQLQPADPFQLSFFDFSLKKEHLSEAMDYIHDKYGPTAIVRAASLTDAGQAFDRAEKIGGHYK; via the coding sequence GTGAAACGCGTTATTTTCTTGGTGGATATGCAAACATTCTATGCTTCTGTAGAAAAAGCGGAAAATCCGGAGTGGAAGGATAAACCAGTCATTGTTTCGGGGGATCCGGAGCGGCGGAGTGGAATTATACTGGCTGCCTGCCCAATTGCAAAAAAATATGGCGTAAAAACAGCTGAAGCATTATGGGAAGCGCAAAATAAATGCCCGGAAGCGGTTGTTGTCAGACCGAGGATGCAGCGATACATTGATGTGTCCTGCCAAATCACCGAAATATTGGAGCATTATACCGATTTGGTTGAAGTGTTTTCCGTTGATGAACAGTTTCTGGACGTCACCGGAAGTCAAAAACTTTTTGGCGATCCATTTACGATTGCCCGCAAAATCCAGCAGGAAATCATGGAAGAAACGGGTGTTTATACGCGGGTTGGTATTGGTCCGAATAAAGTGTTGGCCAAAATATCCTGTGATGCCTTTGCCAAGAAAAACGCGGATGGTATTTTTCAGTTGGATCAATCCAATATGAAAGAAACCATGTGGGAACTCCCAATTGGTAAGATGTTTGGAATCGGCAGTCGGATGAAACAACACCTGCAACGGATGGGAATTCAAAAAATTGGGCAGCTGGCCACCTTTTCTGTGGATGCATTAACCAAACGCTGGGGCATCAATGGGCAGGTCTTATGGCAAACCGCCAACGGAATTAACAATGCTCCAGTAACGACAAAGACACATGATCACCAAAAAGCGGTTGGCCATCACATGACGCTGCCCCGAGATTACGAAACATTTGACGAGATTAAAGTGGTTTTATTGGAATTAAGTGAAGAAGTTGCCAGACGTGCCCGTGCCGGTGGCTATCGCGGCAATACTGTGTCGGTGGGGGTTCGGGGGATGAATGTGACGTTTCCGACCGGATTTCATCGGCAAGTAAAGCTCGCAACGCTGACCAATTTCGGGATGGATATTTTCCGGTCTGCACTATATTTATTCCGTATGCACTGGGATCGGCAGCCCGTTCGTAGTGTTGGCGTTACGCTATCACAGCTGCAACCGGCCGATCCTTTCCAGCTCAGCTTTTTTGATTTTTCCTTGAAAAAGGAGCACTTGTCAGAAGCGATGGACTATATTCACGACAAATATGGTCCAACCGCCATTGTTCGAGCAGCTTCCCTAACTGATGCCGGGCAGGCTTTTGATCGGGCTGAGAAGATTGGTGGTCACTATAAATAA
- a CDS encoding histidine phosphatase family protein produces MTKFGFIRHGVTDWNQERRAQGSSDIPLNNEGREQAAKLAERLQTEDWDVIYASDLARARETAEMIANKMNGVTIHFDPRLREVGGGLIEGTTEKERIAKWGINWRNLDLERESDDCVMARGQSVLAEILSENNGKNILIVSHGSFIRRLLGELVPDDDVEESLGNCSLTILEKNENGWKLELHNCTRHITADSLL; encoded by the coding sequence ATGACAAAATTTGGATTTATCCGGCATGGTGTAACAGATTGGAATCAGGAGCGTAGAGCGCAAGGAAGTTCGGATATACCCCTTAATAATGAGGGACGTGAACAAGCTGCAAAACTTGCGGAGCGTTTGCAAACAGAAGATTGGGACGTGATCTATGCTAGTGATTTGGCAAGAGCCAGAGAAACCGCTGAAATGATTGCGAATAAAATGAATGGTGTCACAATCCATTTCGATCCAAGGCTTCGTGAAGTTGGTGGAGGGCTAATTGAAGGAACAACGGAAAAAGAACGTATAGCAAAATGGGGTATCAATTGGCGAAATCTGGATCTGGAAAGGGAAAGCGATGATTGTGTTATGGCAAGGGGACAGTCTGTATTGGCTGAAATCCTTAGTGAGAATAACGGGAAAAATATATTGATTGTCAGTCATGGATCATTTATTAGGCGACTGCTCGGGGAATTGGTCCCGGATGATGATGTGGAAGAATCACTCGGCAATTGTTCATTGACCATCCTGGAGAAAAATGAAAACGGATGGAAATTGGAGCTGCATAATTGTACAAGGCACATAACCGCAGATTCATTACTTTGA
- the prpF gene encoding 2-methylaconitate cis-trans isomerase PrpF — protein sequence MGNWGKQIQIPATYMRGGTSKGLFFLKDDLPTDPVIRDKVLLRVIGSPDPYGQQIDGMGGATSSTSKVVILNKSERPGCDIDYLFGQVAIEQPLVDWSGNCGNLTSAVGPFAIYRGLVEAPKNGIVTVNIWQENIGKKIIAHVPIENGTVQELGDFVLDGVTFPAAEIKLEFLDPAGADEKSTDGGGMFPTGNPLDIIHIPGIGEVEATLINAGNPAVFVEASALELRGTELQDDINRNADLLNRFELIRAHSAVIMGLEESVEYAKKRQHTPKIAFFEEATSYTTSDGKEVHRDNIDILARILSMGKLHHAMTGTGAVAIAAAASIPGTIVSKILGDVMPELRFGHPSGTLTVGAEAAKEEIGWTVKKVVMSRSARRLMEGSVLLPDFNDLTK from the coding sequence ATGGGTAATTGGGGAAAACAAATTCAAATTCCGGCAACTTATATGCGGGGCGGAACAAGCAAGGGGCTATTTTTTCTAAAAGATGATTTACCTACTGACCCGGTAATACGGGATAAAGTATTATTGCGTGTCATCGGAAGCCCAGATCCTTATGGGCAGCAGATCGATGGAATGGGAGGTGCAACTTCAAGTACCAGTAAGGTGGTCATTTTAAACAAAAGTGAACGTCCAGGATGTGATATAGACTATTTATTCGGGCAGGTAGCCATTGAGCAGCCCTTGGTTGATTGGAGTGGCAACTGCGGAAATCTTACTTCGGCCGTTGGTCCATTTGCAATATATAGAGGTTTGGTAGAAGCGCCAAAGAACGGAATAGTTACGGTTAATATTTGGCAGGAGAATATCGGGAAAAAAATCATAGCTCATGTTCCAATAGAGAACGGGACAGTACAGGAACTAGGGGATTTCGTACTTGATGGGGTAACCTTTCCGGCAGCAGAAATAAAATTGGAATTCCTTGATCCTGCTGGTGCTGATGAAAAGAGTACAGATGGTGGTGGGATGTTTCCTACAGGGAATCCACTAGATATCATTCATATCCCGGGTATAGGAGAAGTAGAGGCAACTTTAATTAATGCCGGGAATCCTGCTGTCTTTGTGGAGGCGTCTGCATTGGAGCTTAGAGGGACGGAGCTTCAGGATGATATAAATAGGAATGCAGACTTACTGAACCGTTTTGAGTTAATACGGGCTCATAGTGCAGTAATTATGGGTTTAGAGGAAAGCGTAGAATATGCTAAGAAGCGTCAGCACACACCTAAAATTGCATTTTTTGAAGAAGCAACTAGTTACACCACTTCGGATGGAAAAGAAGTACATAGGGATAATATCGACATTTTGGCGCGAATCCTTTCAATGGGCAAGCTGCATCACGCCATGACTGGTACAGGTGCAGTAGCAATTGCGGCTGCAGCTTCAATACCAGGAACTATTGTTAGCAAGATTTTAGGCGACGTTATGCCCGAACTTCGCTTTGGTCACCCGTCTGGTACTTTAACAGTAGGTGCCGAAGCTGCAAAGGAGGAAATCGGCTGGACTGTAAAAAAGGTTGTAATGAGTCGTAGTGCAAGAAGATTAATGGAGGGGTCCGTTCTACTACCTGATTTTAACGACCTTACCAAATAA
- a CDS encoding class I SAM-dependent methyltransferase: MGIDFHNEKNKHSYVTRKVDDTWLSAITALIQGRAINKAVDIGTGGGIYAKALADLGIPSITGIDFSEVMLDGAEQYCRLYEQIEFKLGNAYSTGLSSAYADLVLERALIHHLDNLAACFSEVYRILQPEGMLLVQDRTPEDCLIQGDHHHIRGYLFSLFPHLGEIETKRRYASHTVKAALGNAGFHAIKEIKLWEVRKTYTNKEELLNDIKSRNGRSILHELSDQQVSQFADHVNQLIQEDGLIVEKDRWTIWAAEK; encoded by the coding sequence ATGGGGATTGATTTTCACAATGAAAAGAATAAACATAGTTATGTGACAAGGAAAGTCGATGATACATGGCTATCAGCAATAACAGCACTCATTCAAGGACGGGCAATTAACAAGGCAGTGGATATTGGAACAGGCGGAGGGATATATGCAAAGGCACTTGCTGATTTGGGCATTCCTTCCATCACTGGCATTGACTTTTCGGAAGTCATGCTTGATGGAGCTGAGCAATATTGTCGCTTGTATGAACAAATCGAGTTCAAACTTGGAAATGCTTATAGTACTGGATTGTCAAGTGCATATGCAGATCTGGTTTTGGAAAGAGCACTCATTCATCATCTTGATAATTTGGCTGCTTGTTTTTCCGAGGTTTATCGTATTTTACAGCCAGAGGGAATGCTGTTGGTACAGGATAGAACACCAGAAGATTGTCTCATCCAAGGAGATCATCATCATATTCGCGGGTACTTATTTTCTTTATTTCCGCATCTTGGAGAGATCGAGACAAAAAGAAGATATGCTTCCCACACTGTTAAAGCCGCACTGGGAAACGCGGGTTTCCATGCTATTAAAGAGATAAAACTTTGGGAAGTGCGAAAAACGTATACGAACAAAGAAGAATTGCTCAACGATATTAAATCACGAAATGGACGCTCGATTCTCCATGAGTTATCAGATCAACAGGTGTCGCAATTTGCTGATCATGTAAACCAATTGATACAAGAAGATGGTCTAATTGTAGAAAAAGATCGATGGACGATTTGGGCGGCGGAGAAATGA
- a CDS encoding aldo/keto reductase, giving the protein MKQNRLGKSDIYVSELTLGCMSLGTDQAKAQTIIDKALAAGVNHLDTADLYNFGLNEEIVGEAIKGKRQEIILTSKVGNHFNRDTKDWYWDPSKEHIKAGLKDSLKRLNTDYIDFYMLHGGTIDDPIDESIEAFEQLKQEGLIRAYGISSIRPNVIREYVKRSHIDAVMMQYSMLDRRPEEEVLDLLAENHISVLARGPLAKGILSKNGRKQIERKSRDGYLDYTYEELVKIYDEIKNVIGEDTSFNTAALQYVLHHPAVASAVFGASSEEQLAENTAMDSSAVLTEEKYRALQAITKPVQYTNHR; this is encoded by the coding sequence ATGAAGCAAAACCGATTAGGTAAATCAGACATATATGTATCCGAGCTAACACTTGGCTGCATGTCATTAGGGACAGATCAAGCCAAAGCCCAAACAATTATTGACAAAGCATTAGCGGCAGGCGTCAATCATCTGGATACCGCTGACTTATACAATTTTGGTTTGAATGAAGAAATTGTCGGTGAAGCAATAAAAGGAAAGCGGCAAGAAATTATTCTCACATCAAAGGTTGGCAATCATTTTAACCGTGATACCAAAGACTGGTACTGGGATCCATCCAAAGAACACATTAAAGCAGGTCTAAAGGATAGCTTAAAACGATTGAACACCGATTATATCGATTTTTATATGTTGCATGGCGGTACCATCGATGATCCAATTGATGAATCCATTGAGGCTTTTGAACAACTAAAACAAGAGGGTCTCATTCGTGCGTATGGAATATCATCGATTCGTCCAAACGTCATCCGGGAATATGTCAAACGGTCCCATATCGATGCAGTGATGATGCAGTATAGCATGCTGGATCGCCGTCCCGAGGAAGAAGTATTGGACTTGCTGGCGGAAAACCACATTAGCGTCCTTGCCCGCGGGCCATTAGCGAAAGGGATCTTAAGTAAGAATGGAAGAAAACAAATCGAACGTAAATCACGGGATGGATATTTAGATTATACGTATGAGGAATTAGTAAAGATTTATGATGAAATAAAAAATGTGATTGGCGAGGACACCTCGTTCAATACTGCAGCACTTCAATATGTACTCCATCACCCAGCAGTTGCAAGTGCTGTATTTGGGGCAAGCTCAGAGGAACAGCTTGCGGAAAATACTGCAATGGACTCGTCTGCAGTACTTACTGAAGAAAAATATCGGGCACTACAAGCTATTACCAAACCAGTTCAATATACGAACCATCGGTAA
- a CDS encoding NUDIX hydrolase, with product MKKFEEKTIQTKQIYNGKVVKLQVDDVTLPDGKTAKRELIKHPGGVGIIPITKDKKIVMVEQYRKPLEKSLVEIPAGKLEAGEKPEVTAVRELEEETGFTTSSLKLVTSFYSSPGFADELMYIYLTDKLEPLKEKVAGDDDEFVELVELTLDEAKQYVKEQRIHDAKTNYAILYLEMLEMM from the coding sequence ATGAAAAAATTTGAAGAGAAAACCATTCAAACAAAACAGATATATAATGGAAAAGTGGTCAAGCTACAAGTGGATGATGTTACATTGCCAGATGGAAAGACTGCCAAGCGGGAATTAATCAAACATCCTGGAGGGGTGGGGATTATTCCAATTACCAAAGACAAAAAAATTGTGATGGTGGAACAATATCGGAAACCGTTGGAAAAATCGCTGGTGGAAATCCCCGCTGGCAAGCTGGAGGCAGGAGAAAAACCGGAAGTAACAGCGGTAAGGGAGTTGGAAGAAGAAACAGGATTTACAACCAGCAGCCTCAAGCTTGTTACCTCTTTCTATAGCTCGCCGGGATTTGCCGATGAATTAATGTATATTTATTTAACGGACAAGCTGGAACCGCTTAAAGAAAAAGTGGCTGGTGACGATGATGAATTTGTTGAACTCGTGGAATTAACTTTGGATGAAGCAAAACAATATGTTAAGGAACAACGAATTCATGATGCCAAGACAAACTATGCAATTCTGTATTTAGAAATGTTGGAGATGATGTAA
- a CDS encoding endonuclease Q family protein: MLQAYFADMHIHIGRDMYNKPVKITGAKSLTLTNILKEASRNKGIQMVGVIDSHAPAVQQEIKQLMEQGSAYELDNGGIRFEQVTLLLGSEIEIYDENCKGPIHVLCFLPTLDMMERFSEWLTTKMKNITLSSQRYYGTAKELQYKVKELEGIFIPAHVFTPFKSMYGKGVHQSLTEVFDPDLIDGIELGLSSDTDMADQISELHDYTFVSNSDAHSLAKIAREYQEILMEEPSFQEFDWALHEVDGRKITKNFGMNPQLGKYHTTVCSNCLTQVTYKTEQCPNCGSKKIINGVFDRIQELADAKEVTRERPPYLYQVPLEYLPKLGPKTFQKLLDRFQTEMYVIHHATLKELQETVPEKLANAIMQMREGKQTIHAGGGGRYGSIAQSNDS; this comes from the coding sequence ATGTTACAAGCCTATTTTGCTGATATGCACATTCATATTGGCCGGGATATGTACAATAAACCAGTGAAAATAACCGGTGCGAAAAGCCTGACATTAACGAACATATTAAAAGAGGCCAGTAGAAATAAGGGGATTCAAATGGTCGGAGTCATTGATAGCCATGCCCCCGCGGTGCAACAGGAGATCAAACAATTAATGGAGCAGGGTTCCGCTTATGAATTGGACAATGGCGGGATCCGATTTGAACAGGTAACCCTACTATTGGGCTCGGAAATTGAAATTTATGATGAAAACTGTAAAGGCCCCATTCATGTTCTCTGTTTTCTCCCAACTCTGGATATGATGGAACGTTTTTCCGAGTGGCTGACAACCAAGATGAAAAATATTACATTGAGCTCGCAACGTTATTATGGAACCGCAAAGGAACTGCAATATAAAGTCAAAGAACTGGAAGGCATTTTCATCCCGGCCCATGTGTTTACTCCGTTTAAAAGTATGTATGGCAAAGGGGTACACCAATCATTAACCGAGGTATTTGATCCTGATTTAATCGATGGAATTGAACTTGGGTTAAGTTCAGATACCGATATGGCGGATCAAATCAGCGAATTACATGACTATACCTTTGTCTCCAATTCGGATGCCCATTCCCTGGCGAAGATTGCCAGAGAGTATCAGGAAATTTTGATGGAAGAGCCATCATTTCAAGAATTTGATTGGGCACTACATGAAGTGGACGGACGAAAAATCACCAAAAATTTTGGGATGAATCCGCAATTGGGTAAGTACCACACAACCGTTTGCAGTAATTGTTTAACACAAGTGACGTATAAAACGGAACAATGTCCAAACTGTGGATCGAAAAAAATTATCAATGGCGTATTTGACCGGATTCAAGAATTAGCAGATGCCAAGGAAGTAACAAGGGAGCGCCCGCCGTATCTGTATCAGGTTCCCTTGGAATATTTGCCAAAACTAGGTCCAAAAACATTCCAAAAACTATTAGATCGTTTTCAAACCGAGATGTATGTCATTCATCATGCCACATTGAAAGAATTGCAAGAAACGGTTCCGGAAAAACTAGCAAATGCGATTATGCAAATGCGAGAAGGAAAGCAGACGATTCATGCAGGCGGCGGTGGCCGATATGGAAGTATTGCCCAATCGAATGACAGTTAA
- the spoIIM gene encoding stage II sporulation protein M, with translation MYQKRTLAVNHIKEHAAIYLFMVILFLTGIVFGAIIVNSMNFVQKQDLFFYLERFFGQITDKDQIAGADILKESFFYHTKYLLLLFVLGLSVIGLPVVWILLFVKGLVVGFSVGFIVNQLGIKGLALASIAIAPQNILVIPIYIIAGSLSMIFSLTLLNKLFSNKLSQPILQPFGRYVTVFSLLLVCSVAAAGMEAFVSHGAMETLLKSLYK, from the coding sequence ATGTACCAAAAAAGAACGCTAGCTGTAAATCACATAAAGGAACATGCAGCAATATATCTGTTTATGGTTATTTTGTTTCTAACTGGTATCGTTTTTGGTGCAATTATCGTAAACAGTATGAATTTTGTCCAAAAACAGGATTTGTTTTTTTATTTGGAACGTTTTTTTGGGCAAATTACCGATAAAGACCAGATTGCAGGCGCAGATATTTTAAAGGAAAGTTTCTTTTATCATACCAAGTATTTATTGCTTTTGTTTGTGTTAGGGCTGTCTGTCATCGGGTTGCCGGTAGTTTGGATTTTATTGTTTGTCAAAGGTTTGGTAGTCGGTTTTTCGGTAGGGTTTATTGTAAATCAGCTTGGCATAAAGGGATTGGCACTTGCATCGATTGCAATTGCGCCGCAAAATATTCTAGTCATTCCCATTTACATTATTGCCGGAAGTCTATCGATGATCTTTTCCCTGACCCTATTAAATAAACTTTTTTCCAATAAATTGTCCCAGCCGATTTTACAACCATTTGGCAGATATGTTACTGTTTTTTCCTTATTATTGGTTTGTTCCGTCGCTGCTGCCGGTATGGAAGCTTTTGTCAGTCATGGAGCCATGGAAACATTACTCAAATCCCTTTATAAATAA